One window of Candidatus Zixiibacteriota bacterium genomic DNA carries:
- the cobO gene encoding cob(I)yrinic acid a,c-diamide adenosyltransferase yields the protein MTDIDKKEKGLLIVYTGDGKGKTTAALGMTIRAVGYDWKVCVIQFIKGSWKYGELDGLKKLAPNVELNVMGEGFVGIVDDKKPIEEHRAAAKKALELALEKMTSGKYQLVILDELNVAVSLGLVMPDEMEHLLDSKPSLLHLVITGRGATKGLIDRADLVTEMREIKHPYQKGILAQKGVDF from the coding sequence ATGACCGACATCGATAAAAAAGAAAAAGGACTGCTGATAGTTTACACTGGCGACGGCAAAGGGAAGACCACCGCCGCCCTCGGGATGACCATCCGGGCGGTCGGGTACGACTGGAAGGTCTGCGTAATTCAGTTTATCAAAGGGAGCTGGAAATACGGGGAACTGGACGGCCTCAAGAAACTGGCGCCGAATGTGGAATTGAATGTCATGGGGGAGGGATTTGTCGGCATTGTCGATGACAAAAAGCCGATTGAGGAGCATCGCGCCGCCGCCAAAAAGGCGCTCGAACTGGCTCTTGAAAAGATGACCTCGGGAAAATATCAACTGGTCATTCTCGATGAACTCAATGTCGCCGTCAGCCTGGGACTGGTCATGCCGGATGAAATGGAACATCTCCTCGATTCCAAACCGTCGCTCTTGCACCTGGTCATTACCGGGCGCGGCGCCACCAAAGGGCTGATTGACAGAGCCGACCTCGTCACAGAGATGCGGGAAATAAAACATCCCTACCAGAAGGGAATTCTGGCGCAGAAAGGTGTCGATTTTTGA